GTACATCTTCACCACAGTGATAACACGATTTGCACATAGACGCTTCTTAATTGGTTAGTTGGACTGCTGACGATGTTGGGAATTCTACACGGCCTTGGATTAGCCATTTTTCGTCGTGTGGGGTTAGCTCAAGAAACCATGGACCTTGAAGTTCACTATCAAGCTTAATTCGGTATTGACCACTAGCGTCTGATGTAACGAGCTTCGTGAAATCATGGTCAGGTAGGGTACGGTGAGCAAACATAGCGGTGATCGCAGGGTAATGCTTTAGCTGGCCTTTATCAAACTCAATCAGCACAGTGTCGCCTTCTGAACGAACTGTGGCCTCAAGGCCTAACTCTCTTGTTACTTTGACTCTAGAGATGTCGACGTTAATACCTTTACCTTTTTTGTAATAGTCCTCAGTCACTAAGTGAATTGAGTGGTTGGTAAGTATTGCGACTCGAACCAGAG
This window of the Vibrio neptunius genome carries:
- a CDS encoding FixH family protein, which gives rise to MEKPWYKQFWPWFILSLTVGVSILTLVRVAILTNHSIHLVTEDYYKKGKGINVDISRVKVTRELGLEATVRSEGDTVLIEFDKGQLKHYPAITAMFAHRTLPDHDFTKLVTSDASGQYRIKLDSELQGPWFLELTPHDEKWLIQGRVEFPTSSAVQLTN